One segment of Oncorhynchus keta strain PuntledgeMale-10-30-2019 unplaced genomic scaffold, Oket_V2 Un_contig_4274_pilon_pilon, whole genome shotgun sequence DNA contains the following:
- the slc26a5 gene encoding prestin produces the protein MEQHVTPCEDAPPPLMYRVERPVFDEAYLHTQLLHPRERSPKTIRQRLAQQLHCSSERAKAIALSFLPILTWLPSYPVKEYLFGDLVSGLSTGVMQLPQGLAYAMLAAVPPVYGLYSSFYPVLLYTFFGTSRHISIGTFAVISLMIGGVVVREAPDSMFTIQALNGTATNTTVFIDTEARDARRVHVAVVLTTLVGVIQLVLGLLRFGFVAIYLTEPLVRGFTTAAAVHVFISQLKYLLGIQTPRFSGPLSALHSVTAVFSDITSTNVTTLIVGGVCMVVLYCVKDLNERFKKKLPVPIPGEIIVVMVSTGISYGLSLSENYQVDVVRTIPSGLLPPAIPDFSLLPNLVTDSIAIAVVGFSMGISLAKIFALKHGYSVDGNQELIALGLCNFVSSFFHTFAITCSMSRSLVQESTGGNTQIAGLLASMVVLLVVVAIGFVFQPLPQTALAAIIMVNLLGMFKQFRDIPALWRTSKIELAIWLVAFVASVLLGLDLGLLVALGFAILSVIYRTQSPKSVILGQVLDTGLYCDVDEYEKAAECTGIKIFHSNSSIYFANSDLYLNALKEKTGVDPVHLQALRKARKRKLKKESAERESQNHKSPQKRSAVVKLDVELGVTHEVVSGGGSQNHLEVQGNGQVAETHTESDSEETRFLEPLCPVHTLILDWTPVNFIDSVGAKAIKLVIKEYAAVDVCVFIAGCSRTLLTELRTLQFFTGVATPEMVFPTVHDAVLHCRRRTAQPTITAIQ, from the exons ctGCTCATCAGAGAGGGCCAAAGCCATTGCTCTGAGCTTCCTGCCCATTTTAACATGGCTGCCGTCCTACCCTGTCAAAGAGTACCTGTTTGGGGACCTGGTCTCAGGCCTCAGCACAGGGGTCATGCAGCTACCTCAAG gtCTTGCCTATGCCATGCTGGCTGCCGTGCCTCCTGTGTATGGCCTGTACTCCTCCTTCTACCCCGTCCTGCTCTACACCTTCTTTGGGACTTCTAGACACATATCTATAG GCACGTTTGCGGTGATCAGCCTGATgattggaggagtggtggtgagGGAGGCCCCTGACTCCATGTTCACGATCCAGGCCCTGAATGGTACCGCCACCAACACCACCGTCTTCATCGACACAGAGGCCCGCGATGCCAGGAGGGTCCACGTAGCCGTAGTCCTCACCACCCTGGTGGGAGTCATACAG ctggtcctggggttgTTGCGGTTTGGCTTTGTGGCCATCTACCTCACGGAGCCCCTGGTACGCGGATTCACCACGGCCGCGGCTGTTCACGTCTTCATCTCTCAGCTTAAATACCTGCTGGGCATCCAGACCCCGCGCTTCAGTGGGCCCCTGTCTGCTCTTCAC agTGTCACGGCCGTGTTCAGTGACATCACCAGCACCAACGTGACCACGTTGATTGTGGGCGGGGTCTGCATGGTGGTCCTCTACTGCGTGAAGGACCTCAACGAGCGCTTCAAGAAGAAGCTGCCTGTGCCCATCCCTGGAGAGATCATTGTGGTCATGGTCTCAACGGGGATCTCCTATGGCCTCAGTCTGTCAGAGAACTACCAAGTGGACGTGGTCAGGACAATTCCATCCGG GCTGCTCCCACCTGCAATCCCAGACTTCTCTCTGCTGCCCAACTTGGTAACGGATTCTATCGCCATAGCGGTGGTGGGCTTCTCCATGGGAATCTCTCTGGCCAAGATCTTTGCTCTGAAACACGGCTACAGTGTGGATGGTAACCAG GAGCTGATTGCCCTGGGTCTGTGTAACTTTGTCAGCTCTTTCTTCCACACCTTCGCCATCACCTGTTCCATGTCCCGCAGTCTGGTGCAGGAGAGCACCGGGGGCAATAcgcag ATTGCAGGTCTGTTGGCGTCCATGGTGGTGTTGCTGGTGGTGGTGgccattggttttgtcttccaGCCTCTGCCACAG ACCGCGCTGGCTGCCATCATCATGGTTAACCTGCTGGGGATGTTTAAACAATTCAGGGACATCCCTGCCCTGTGGAGGACCAGCAAGATCGAGTTG GCTATCTGGCTGGTAGCCTTTGTGGCCTCTGTGCTGTTGGGCCTTGATCTTGGACTTCTGGTGGCCTTAGGATTTGCTATCCTGAGTGTCATCTACAGAACACAGAG CCCAAAGAGTGTGATCCTGGGACAGGTCCTGGACACAGGCCTGTACTGTGACGTGGATGAATATGAAAAA GCAGCTGAATGCACAGGGATTAAGATTTTCCACTCAAACTCTTCAATCTACTTTGCAAACAGTGACCTTTATTTGAATGCCCTCAAAGAGAAG ACAGGAGTGGACCCCGTACATCTCCAGGCTCTACGGAAAGCCCGAAAAAGAAAACTGAAGAAGGAGAGCGCAGAGAGGGAGAGCCAAAACCACAAGTCACCACAAAAAAGGAGTGCTGTCGTCAAACTG GATGTGGAGCTGGGCGTCACTCACGAAGTGGTGTCAGGGGGCGGCTCTCAGAACCACTTGGAGGTGCAGGGGAACGGGCAGGTGGCCGAGACCCACACAGAGTCAGACTCTGAGGAGACCCGGTTCCTAGAGCCCCTCTGTCCTGTCCACACCCTCATTCTGGACTGGACCCCTGTCAACTTCATCGATTCTGTGGGAGCCAAAGCAATCAAGTTG gtgatcAAGGAGTATGCAGCTGTGGATGTGTGTGTCTTCATCGCCGGCTGCAGCA GAACTCTGCTGACTGAACTCCGCACCCTGCAGTTTTTCACCGGGGTCGCGACCCCAGAAATGGTCTTCCCTACCGTCCATGACGCCGTATTGCACTGTCGGCGCCGGACTGCACAGCCCACCATCACTGCCATCCAATGA